The sequence below is a genomic window from Gemmatimonadota bacterium.
CAGTGCTCGTTGAAGGCCATCATCAGTCGCTGGGCGACGTCCAGCGCCGTGCGGCCTTCGATGTCATGGCGTTCCAGCATGAACGCCACCTGGCCGTCCTTCATCAACGCGATCTGCGGCGATGACGGAAAATACCCCTTGAAATAGTCCCGCGCCTTGCTCGTGGCTTCCAGGTCCATGCCGGCGAATACCGTGGTGATCCGATCCGGTTTCTTCTTGTTCTGCAGGGCCATGGCGACGCCCGGCCGCGCATTGGCCGCCGCGCAACCGCAAACGGAATTGACCACGACCAGCGCCGTACCCTCGTGCTCCTGCAACAGCGCGTCCACTTCGTCGGCGGTCTTCAACTCTTCCACGCCCAGATCCGTCAGTTCCCGGCGCATGGGTTCAACGAGTACGGGATCGTACATGGTATGATGCCTCCTCGCGGCGTGATTGATCTAATTGATCTAACCGATGATACGCTCGATGATGGATTGTTAAGTTATACTTCAGAATACCTCGAATGCCTTCAAATTACTTTAAAAATTAAACTGTATTTGGACATGCCGGGTTGTCACTGGCTACCTCGCGACACACCTGCATAATCTGCAATAGCCTTCTCCGGGGTTCCGAATCCCTACCTCTTTCGTTCCGCCTCCGACGCCTCGAAGGCCGCGTCAAGGGTTCGATAGGCCAGTCCGGCCGCGTCGCGGGGATCGTAATCCTCCCGCTGCTGCACCATCATGCTCACTTCCACGGTGATGTAGTCGTCGTATCCGGCCGCCTTCATGGCATCCAGGTATTCCACGTAGTCGAAATCGCCCTCGCCGGGAATCAGGAATTCGAAGTCCGGCGCCGTGCCCCGCTGGTCCTTCACGTGGGTATGCACGGTGTGAGGCGCCAGGGCGGCCACGCTTTCCGCGGTGGGCACGCCGGCCACGTCGAAGTGGCTGATGTCGTAGTTGAGCTTCAGGTACTCGGAATCGATCTGTTCGAGCAGCCAGAGAGTCCGTTCCACGTCGCACAGACAGCAGCCGATGTGGGGCTCCATGGCGATGACCACGCCGTGGCGGGCGCCGAAATCCACGAGATCGCCCACCTCGTTCAGCAGCCGGTCCCGCACGTCGGTCCAATCCTCCGGCCGGCCGCCGGGCGTGGTGTCCAGGCAGGGCACGAGACCGCCCATGGTCAGGTCCGCGCAGAGTTCCACGGTATCCTTGAGCCGTTTCATGTTGTCGGCGTGCTGCCGCACGTCCGGATCGAGGAGGCTGGTGTGCCCGGCGATGGCGGGCATCTCCACTTCGTGCCGCGCGAAGAGTTCGCGGATCCGGCGGCGTTCCTCGCCGTCAAGCGTGCCCAGTTCTGTCGTATAGCCCGGGATGACGGTAATCTCGATGCCGTCGTAACCCAGGGACGCCAGGTGGGGCACCGCCTCGTCCATCTCGACTTTGGGCATGCCCCAGGTGGAATAACCGAGTTTCATGAATCTCCGCCCCGGTGGCCACTACGCTGTCCGGTATTGGTGTGTCTCGACCGCGTCTCGGCCTTGTTGTGTCTCGACCGTGTCTCGGCTCAATCTCAACTTCGCCGCAGCCTTGTCTCAACTCCGCCTCAGATGCCGCCGCCTCAGATGCCGCCGCCTCAGATGCCGCCGCCTCAGATGCCCAGGCTGTCGTTGATTTCCCGCTGGTAGTCGCCTAATTCGTCCGCCATCATTTCGTCCATGGTGACGGCCCTGCCCGCCTGTCCCGATTCCATGATGCCGTAGGACACGGCGACCGACCGCATGCCCATGTACCCGTCTACCTCGGGCTGGCGCCCTTCGTCGATGGCCTCCGCGAAATCGGCGTACTCGATGGCGATGATCTTGCGGTCCGTCTCCGGGAAGGGGAAACTGTACTTCCACAGGCGGTCGCCTCCGAACAGCGCCGCGGTCGCCTCGTCCAGGGCAAAGTCGGGCACGAGATCCAGGAGGGCGTCTCCCTCGATGGTCTTTCCTTCCAGGGCAACGGAGAACGGCTGACCGGACCGGTCCCCGGGCAGTTCCATCGCTCCCGCCGAACCATAGATGCCCCGGTGCCAGAACCCCCTGCCGAAGGTCGCGTGCTCTTCCAGGTACTGGCAGACCGCGCCGCTCTGGAAGGTCAGCGTGGCATAGGCCGCGTCCTCGGCGGTCACGTCGAATTCCGCCGGCATCTCCGCCTGCCAGTGCTCGTAGACGCCGGCCGGCGAGTTGCGGGAGGCCGTCGCGGGATCTTTTCCCGCCATGTCGTTGTAGCGGATCTTCTCATGGAGCCGCGTCTGGGCGTAGATGTCCGACACCGGCCCCATGAAGTACTCCAGGATATCTGCGAAATGAACGCCCACGTCGAGGAGCAGGCCGCTGACGTTCTTCAGGTGCCGCCACACGGTGATCATCATCTTGTTGCTGCCCCCGGCCGTGTTGTGGACCATGTAGCGTGGCGTTCCGATCACGCCGGCGTCCAACAGGGCCTTGGCGAGCCGGTTTACCGGGTCCCGGCGGTAGTTCTCGGCCACCGACAGGATGCGCCCGGCGCCGTCCGCGGCTTCACGCATCAGGCGGCAGGCGCGCACGGTAAGTCCCATGGGCTTCTCCGTCATCACGTCCCAGCCCCTGGAAACCGCTTCGGCGCAGATAGTGTGATGGAATCGCGGGTCCGTGCAGATATCGACGGCCTGCAGGTCGCCGGCGTCCACCTCGTCGAGGCTCGCGACCACCGCGGGACGGATGCCGAAATGGTCTTCAACGTGTCCGGCGAGGGATTCGGCATTCTCCTTGCGGGGGTCGCAGGCCACCACCGGCTCGAACCGGCAAAGCCCCGCGCGGTGCAGCTCCGCCAGGCCGTAAAGGTGCCGGTGCCCCATGCC
It includes:
- a CDS encoding BrxA/BrxB family bacilliredoxin, which encodes MYDPVLVEPMRRELTDLGVEELKTADEVDALLQEHEGTALVVVNSVCGCAAANARPGVAMALQNKKKPDRITTVFAGMDLEATSKARDYFKGYFPSSPQIALMKDGQVAFMLERHDIEGRTALDVAQRLMMAFNEHCG
- a CDS encoding sugar phosphate isomerase/epimerase; the encoded protein is MKLGYSTWGMPKVEMDEAVPHLASLGYDGIEITVIPGYTTELGTLDGEERRRIRELFARHEVEMPAIAGHTSLLDPDVRQHADNMKRLKDTVELCADLTMGGLVPCLDTTPGGRPEDWTDVRDRLLNEVGDLVDFGARHGVVIAMEPHIGCCLCDVERTLWLLEQIDSEYLKLNYDISHFDVAGVPTAESVAALAPHTVHTHVKDQRGTAPDFEFLIPGEGDFDYVEYLDAMKAAGYDDYITVEVSMMVQQREDYDPRDAAGLAYRTLDAAFEASEAERKR
- a CDS encoding Gfo/Idh/MocA family oxidoreductase; this encodes MSKIRLGLVGCGGMGHRHLYGLAELHRAGLCRFEPVVACDPRKENAESLAGHVEDHFGIRPAVVASLDEVDAGDLQAVDICTDPRFHHTICAEAVSRGWDVMTEKPMGLTVRACRLMREAADGAGRILSVAENYRRDPVNRLAKALLDAGVIGTPRYMVHNTAGGSNKMMITVWRHLKNVSGLLLDVGVHFADILEYFMGPVSDIYAQTRLHEKIRYNDMAGKDPATASRNSPAGVYEHWQAEMPAEFDVTAEDAAYATLTFQSGAVCQYLEEHATFGRGFWHRGIYGSAGAMELPGDRSGQPFSVALEGKTIEGDALLDLVPDFALDEATAALFGGDRLWKYSFPFPETDRKIIAIEYADFAEAIDEGRQPEVDGYMGMRSVAVSYGIMESGQAGRAVTMDEMMADELGDYQREINDSLGI